Proteins encoded within one genomic window of Phototrophicus methaneseepsis:
- a CDS encoding recombinase family protein — protein sequence MAKSQSSVERNVALCYVRQSVTKDENDTNSPERQKANIQAVCDAKGWIPEWYEDTGGHKSGRTVKNRPAWLALINRLKDRDVVALVANDMSRLHRKGWRVGDLMEQLNELNIALTLAAPGKGHIDTSTINGRLLVQVGALFDEYYAEDVSAKARDSIRHRRKQGKYVGRVPFGTQRDSNGLLEPSHEGAWLMPNGTFQQGQPHEKPYPDAIWRRYFDAALRAMELYAAGDMGIARIAYKLDDEGWCYRTVQNTPRVFERDDVRRIIANWREYGGLLQTTRARNRPAYKDDDLSSVVLNPDQAVMPVDLLEQVAKVRYDRTQKPRRTKTHNVKMIYPLSVLVRCAHCSAEEDVQKRTATLQGYTTSAGIRRYRHSIGMKCTSGTRSVKESDLNGEFEKVLDHLIVNPEYMDLMQRIVTKDLNLDQHTESDNLEQQKAEAIAKCRHRLERAKFLFLEGDISKDEYLRTKKRNEEEIAHWLARTVKTQEIIIELISVLGTLTNLKRVWL from the coding sequence ATGGCAAAATCACAATCCAGTGTAGAACGAAATGTCGCCCTGTGCTATGTGCGCCAATCCGTCACGAAGGATGAAAACGATACCAATAGCCCAGAACGGCAAAAGGCAAACATTCAGGCGGTTTGTGATGCCAAGGGTTGGATACCCGAATGGTACGAAGATACTGGCGGTCACAAGTCGGGGCGCACAGTCAAGAATCGCCCTGCATGGCTGGCATTGATCAACCGTCTCAAGGATCGGGATGTGGTGGCGCTGGTCGCTAATGATATGTCACGCTTGCATCGCAAGGGCTGGCGTGTTGGCGATTTGATGGAGCAACTGAATGAATTGAATATTGCTCTGACGCTAGCGGCTCCTGGAAAAGGACACATCGATACATCAACAATCAATGGTCGTCTGCTGGTACAAGTGGGAGCACTTTTTGACGAATACTATGCCGAGGATGTTTCTGCAAAAGCACGCGATAGCATTCGTCATCGTCGCAAACAGGGCAAGTATGTGGGGCGTGTCCCTTTTGGCACTCAACGTGATAGCAATGGTCTCCTTGAGCCTTCCCATGAAGGAGCGTGGCTTATGCCTAATGGAACATTTCAGCAAGGGCAACCCCATGAAAAACCATATCCTGATGCAATCTGGCGGAGATATTTTGATGCAGCGCTACGAGCAATGGAGTTATATGCGGCTGGCGATATGGGCATCGCGCGTATTGCCTACAAACTGGATGATGAGGGCTGGTGCTACCGAACCGTACAAAACACACCAAGAGTATTTGAGCGCGATGATGTTCGCCGGATCATTGCGAACTGGCGTGAATATGGCGGATTGCTACAAACAACCAGAGCCAGAAACCGACCTGCCTACAAGGATGATGACCTTTCATCTGTTGTACTGAATCCCGATCAGGCAGTCATGCCCGTTGATCTGCTGGAACAGGTCGCAAAGGTCAGGTACGACAGAACACAGAAACCCCGTCGTACCAAAACCCATAATGTGAAGATGATTTATCCGCTTTCGGTGCTTGTTCGCTGTGCTCATTGTAGCGCTGAAGAAGATGTCCAGAAACGAACGGCTACATTGCAAGGCTATACAACTTCGGCGGGTATCCGTCGATACCGTCATAGTATCGGTATGAAATGCACATCGGGCACACGCTCGGTTAAAGAATCTGATTTGAATGGCGAATTCGAGAAAGTCCTCGATCATCTCATCGTCAATCCAGAATACATGGATTTGATGCAGCGAATCGTTACTAAAGACCTGAATCTTGACCAGCATACTGAATCGGATAATCTGGAACAGCAAAAAGCTGAAGCGATTGCTAAATGTCGCCATCGGCTAGAACGTGCTAAGTTCCTCTTTCTGGAAGGTGATATTTCCAAAGATGAATACTTGCGAACCAAGAAACGCAACGAAGAAGAAATCGCTCATTGGTTAGCCCGCACTGTCAAAACACAAGAAATTATTATCGAACTCATATCCGTACTGGGCACACTCACGAATCTTAAGCGCGTCTGGTTATGA
- a CDS encoding matrixin family metalloprotease: MTDRKLSTLYAQAEQYLARGEPLIVLNLLETIQTSYSASNTFLTNVSPHPRPNIEYQYLSSEESLDLQALRFQAYDMIYCTSTDRAARETAYALAHEAIVYVMTHHQGRYQNLVARYQESYEPKAKNIKIGKARARQQRRMQRRARYRSSPARQLTLALTLVSVTIVLLMMLLNRWGIPIPLPTPISAVGTMKQPTFTLSPEARATELSIAVAPTAITRIEPLPTLTPSSVLSVQTSGGIADQVLVQPNDTFNPVNMRFYRLPIHVYARSLDDEWDIALSSALLQVQQAISITRVPSPAQADIIVEVVSETTYTMQDCPLPEEVLGCGWIIAVRQNSSSTQVDAYDYRGFVRIIETAPNPPGIMLHELLHALGLRHSDIRGDIMFPFFGSDSSMSEHDLALLRALYHQ; the protein is encoded by the coding sequence ATGACTGACAGGAAACTAAGTACACTATACGCCCAAGCCGAACAATATCTCGCACGTGGGGAACCACTGATTGTTCTTAACTTGCTCGAAACTATCCAGACCTCATATTCAGCAAGCAATACATTTTTGACCAATGTTTCGCCACATCCCAGACCAAATATTGAATATCAATATCTCTCCTCAGAAGAATCCCTAGACCTACAAGCATTACGCTTTCAAGCGTATGACATGATCTATTGCACATCAACAGATCGAGCAGCACGCGAAACTGCGTACGCACTTGCACACGAAGCAATTGTCTACGTAATGACCCATCATCAGGGCCGTTACCAGAACCTGGTTGCGCGTTACCAGGAGAGTTATGAACCGAAGGCGAAAAATATCAAAATTGGCAAGGCACGAGCTCGCCAGCAACGACGCATGCAGCGCCGCGCTCGCTACCGAAGCTCCCCGGCACGGCAGCTTACCCTAGCACTAACATTAGTGAGCGTAACAATCGTGTTGCTGATGATGTTGTTAAATCGATGGGGAATCCCGATCCCGCTACCTACTCCAATATCTGCTGTTGGCACTATGAAACAGCCAACTTTTACGCTAAGCCCAGAGGCAAGAGCGACAGAACTGTCCATCGCTGTTGCACCGACAGCGATTACACGAATCGAACCTTTACCAACCTTAACGCCGAGCAGTGTTTTGTCTGTTCAAACAAGTGGGGGGATAGCAGATCAGGTTTTAGTCCAGCCAAACGACACCTTCAATCCAGTAAATATGCGCTTTTATCGCTTACCCATCCATGTCTATGCTCGTTCACTTGACGATGAATGGGACATAGCCTTAAGCTCAGCACTTTTACAGGTGCAGCAAGCAATTTCGATTACACGCGTACCCTCCCCTGCTCAGGCAGATATTATTGTCGAAGTAGTAAGCGAAACTACGTATACCATGCAAGATTGCCCACTACCAGAGGAAGTATTAGGCTGTGGTTGGATTATTGCAGTGCGTCAGAATTCAAGTTCCACACAAGTGGACGCCTACGATTATCGGGGATTTGTGCGTATTATTGAAACTGCTCCCAATCCACCAGGGATAATGCTGCACGAACTGCTCCACGCACTCGGTCTACGCCACAGTGACATCCGTGGCGATATTATGTTCCCCTTCTTTGGATCTGACTCCAGCATGAGTGAACACGACTTAGCATTGTTGCGTGCCTTATATCACCAATAA
- a CDS encoding helix-turn-helix transcriptional regulator translates to MYTTPIDTRCGGARKKLRAAASSGLVCEIQILLYEKRTTLSMIPDLWKAIYDSFTNLGRLPNKLSIGIGQAIRECREEAGMSQAELARRVYKRRASISDIENGKMYPDIETLSYISRVFQKPMMYFIPERYRRDLDAGEITVEDRELLMVFHRLTDSRKIIALEQMKALSGWDLDE, encoded by the coding sequence ATGTATACTACTCCTATTGACACTCGTTGCGGCGGTGCTCGTAAAAAACTGCGCGCCGCCGCAAGTAGTGGACTTGTGTGCGAAATTCAGATACTATTGTACGAAAAACGGACAACTTTGTCAATGATCCCTGATCTGTGGAAAGCAATCTACGATAGCTTTACAAACTTAGGCCGCTTACCCAACAAGCTTTCTATTGGTATTGGGCAGGCTATAAGAGAATGTCGTGAAGAAGCTGGAATGAGTCAGGCAGAACTTGCGAGACGTGTTTATAAGCGGCGGGCGTCTATATCAGACATTGAAAACGGCAAAATGTATCCCGATATAGAGACGCTAAGTTATATAAGTCGTGTATTTCAAAAACCAATGATGTATTTCATCCCTGAGCGCTATAGACGTGACTTGGATGCAGGAGAAATAACTGTTGAAGATCGCGAGTTGCTTATGGTCTTTCATCGTCTAACAGATTCCCGAAAGATCATAGCTTTAGAGCAGATGAAGGCATTATCTGGTTGGGACTTGGATGAATGA
- a CDS encoding DUF3987 domain-containing protein: protein MPTQLSLSPNDAYAFRRVLSKMDVPDNLELSPVVQLLLKTLDPQHNPAGWQTLQDIATQDHEIMQQIMYIDPRTEPPAPEKKKPDELYVPPLPEQAQLDDALIQSAEKVGRFHQDCTHWLAQKSPMTPRIFLESAPLWAVGLAIARRCVLRLSFDDIYPNLFFLWVAPTTYYHKSTGLKAITNLVRSTFQHLLLPETTTPEMLMAKLAGQKPSNYEQLLPVEKKLEEQGTRFAGQRGMSIDEASKILIPKKYMEGHAEALMQLFDAPDRMERELRGDGKLIIYNPALSLIGATTPAMLARYMGDAEWESGLMARILTLTPEEKDVPYIVSNPSPELNQAMENLKSRLLKIHQAFPTPPEWDALYGNEESVNLPTVNALMDPEVMTHFNAYAAAMHELTDPRRGLDERLRGNYGRFPVLTMKIALILTGMDWVEAGAKNAPRISLAHWARAQMLTEQYRASAHRLLAELNVGQDTKNEQKILDFIARAQKDQPPTKREIHRGAGIKSRKEAYAAVDALLESGTIEAQARNNTRGRSATGYILSEEDA from the coding sequence ATGCCTACCCAACTATCTTTATCCCCTAACGACGCCTATGCTTTTCGACGGGTCCTATCCAAAATGGATGTTCCCGACAACCTGGAACTGAGTCCTGTTGTCCAACTCCTCTTAAAAACGCTCGATCCACAGCATAATCCGGCTGGCTGGCAGACGCTGCAAGATATCGCCACCCAGGATCACGAGATCATGCAGCAGATCATGTACATCGATCCCAGAACAGAACCGCCTGCTCCTGAAAAGAAAAAGCCAGATGAATTGTATGTACCGCCGCTACCGGAACAGGCTCAACTCGATGATGCACTCATTCAATCAGCTGAGAAAGTAGGTCGCTTCCACCAGGACTGCACCCACTGGCTAGCGCAGAAATCGCCCATGACGCCACGCATTTTCCTGGAATCTGCTCCGCTGTGGGCAGTCGGCCTCGCCATCGCTCGCCGCTGTGTACTTCGCCTCAGCTTCGATGACATCTATCCCAACCTTTTCTTCTTATGGGTTGCTCCGACGACCTACTACCATAAATCCACCGGCTTGAAAGCCATCACCAACCTGGTCCGGAGTACTTTTCAGCATCTGCTGCTGCCTGAGACAACCACACCTGAGATGCTCATGGCAAAACTAGCTGGACAGAAACCCAGCAACTATGAGCAGTTGTTGCCTGTGGAGAAAAAACTGGAAGAACAGGGCACTCGCTTTGCAGGTCAACGCGGGATGAGTATCGATGAGGCCAGCAAGATCCTTATTCCCAAGAAATATATGGAAGGTCATGCCGAAGCACTCATGCAGCTCTTCGATGCGCCCGACAGGATGGAACGAGAACTGCGTGGTGATGGCAAGCTCATCATCTATAATCCTGCCCTCTCACTGATTGGCGCTACCACGCCAGCCATGTTGGCCCGCTACATGGGCGATGCCGAGTGGGAAAGTGGCCTCATGGCCCGCATCCTGACGCTGACCCCAGAAGAAAAAGATGTCCCTTACATCGTCAGCAATCCCTCACCCGAATTGAATCAGGCCATGGAAAACCTCAAATCTCGGCTGCTGAAGATCCATCAGGCGTTTCCGACACCGCCCGAATGGGACGCTCTTTATGGCAATGAAGAATCAGTAAACCTTCCTACAGTTAACGCACTCATGGACCCCGAAGTCATGACGCATTTCAACGCCTATGCAGCAGCTATGCATGAGCTGACCGATCCTCGACGTGGTTTAGACGAGCGCCTGCGCGGTAACTACGGTCGCTTTCCGGTGCTGACCATGAAGATCGCTCTCATTCTGACCGGCATGGATTGGGTCGAAGCGGGTGCAAAAAATGCGCCACGCATCTCGCTTGCTCATTGGGCACGCGCTCAGATGCTGACCGAGCAGTATCGCGCGTCGGCCCATCGGCTCCTGGCTGAATTGAATGTGGGGCAAGATACCAAAAATGAGCAGAAGATCCTCGATTTCATCGCTCGCGCTCAAAAAGATCAGCCACCGACCAAGCGCGAGATTCATCGCGGTGCGGGCATCAAGAGCCGCAAAGAGGCCTATGCCGCCGTCGATGCTCTGCTTGAATCGGGGACAATCGAAGCACAGGCTCGAAATAATACACGTGGACGCAGCGCCACAGGCTATATCCTCAGTGAAGAGGATGCCTGA
- a CDS encoding ParA family protein codes for MTRSIVLTNHKGGVGKSMSATNIALGLVHILRHFNARNSRVLLIDTDSQGHASLVTTGRNDFGTDNSLYTVLMADRREAPNVLADCIVQSEWDADLHVLPASPLLEGAERELTGTAGAPYRLADPLSKIAPHYAAIVIDTRPSFSLMTEMGLLAATDAIVPVEPRYLETVGLLSVIGKINDIREGWRHPSLHVSGILVTKMDRRVKGHTQLLDEMKSHNVLGQLLCGVIPQNEAVSYSHHNHLSVFNYDPKAAASVAYGELVANLVRQMSRQKAG; via the coding sequence ATGACTCGTTCTATTGTACTGACGAACCACAAGGGCGGCGTGGGCAAATCCATGTCTGCAACGAATATCGCACTCGGTCTCGTTCACATCCTGCGGCACTTCAACGCTCGCAATAGTCGTGTGCTCCTCATCGACACCGACAGCCAGGGACACGCTTCTCTGGTCACCACCGGTCGTAATGACTTCGGCACCGACAACAGCCTCTACACCGTGCTGATGGCAGATCGCCGAGAAGCACCTAATGTGCTGGCAGATTGTATCGTTCAAAGCGAGTGGGATGCGGATCTGCATGTGCTACCTGCATCTCCCCTGTTGGAAGGTGCCGAACGAGAATTAACCGGCACGGCAGGAGCGCCCTACCGTCTAGCAGATCCCCTCTCAAAAATCGCACCTCACTATGCCGCCATCGTGATCGATACCCGCCCCTCTTTCTCACTGATGACAGAGATGGGGCTACTTGCCGCTACTGACGCCATTGTTCCCGTGGAGCCCCGCTATCTGGAGACAGTTGGTTTGCTGAGTGTCATCGGCAAGATCAACGACATTCGTGAAGGTTGGCGGCACCCGAGCCTGCACGTCAGTGGCATCCTCGTCACCAAGATGGATCGGCGTGTCAAAGGCCATACGCAGCTTCTCGACGAGATGAAATCACACAACGTGCTTGGGCAACTGCTCTGTGGCGTGATCCCTCAGAATGAAGCTGTCTCCTACTCTCATCATAATCACCTGAGTGTCTTCAACTACGATCCCAAAGCCGCTGCCAGTGTCGCTTATGGCGAATTGGTCGCGAATCTTGTTCGTCAGATGTCACGTCAGAAAGCAGGCTAG
- a CDS encoding ParB/RepB/Spo0J family partition protein, producing MARKKREINTSLLDNVTADMLGGGDMAFFQDEGLKVEYILLELVRPDPLQPRRVLPDRIYQAFHAGQVTPSQAMRELIQIAQLAARQQGRPFSNVLDLLGNPEEDNSEELPPLSPEEQLVHDLVNLAVTIRDDGQVNPLTVVDVSQGITRQYRIETGERRYWATWILRDFISGYESDGMIPCIVIPNESASAFRQAKENTARSGLSAIAMARQAALLLLYVHGYPMPEGPVPPDFYRQALELRIPKGQAETMHSSLGGVTKQRFNQYKDLLKLSDEAMELADRNNLDEYILRPVLQLPPETHMEMIQHIIQFGLTGRQVHDIVKHGMDDDTVDLTREISPHIRGFVRSMQKMSEDDEGDFIQRLLEQENSVSMACVRLESTISFLTRIQNQLQENR from the coding sequence ATGGCTCGCAAGAAACGTGAAATCAACACATCCTTGCTCGATAACGTCACCGCCGATATGCTCGGCGGTGGCGACATGGCCTTCTTTCAGGATGAGGGTCTCAAGGTGGAATACATCCTGCTGGAACTCGTTCGTCCTGATCCGCTGCAGCCGCGCCGTGTGTTACCTGACCGCATCTATCAAGCCTTTCATGCAGGACAGGTGACGCCCTCACAGGCCATGCGCGAACTGATCCAGATTGCACAGCTCGCAGCGCGCCAACAAGGACGCCCCTTCTCCAATGTGCTCGATCTTCTTGGCAATCCAGAAGAAGACAACAGCGAAGAGCTACCGCCTCTCTCACCTGAAGAACAGCTCGTGCATGATCTGGTCAATCTGGCTGTCACCATCCGCGATGATGGGCAGGTTAACCCGCTAACGGTCGTCGATGTCTCGCAAGGTATCACGCGGCAGTATCGCATCGAGACAGGCGAACGCCGCTACTGGGCCACCTGGATTCTACGAGATTTCATCTCCGGCTACGAGAGCGACGGCATGATTCCCTGTATTGTCATCCCCAACGAATCCGCGTCGGCTTTTCGCCAGGCCAAAGAGAACACCGCCCGCTCGGGACTCTCAGCCATTGCAATGGCAAGACAAGCCGCGCTACTTCTGCTCTATGTGCATGGTTATCCGATGCCAGAAGGGCCTGTGCCGCCTGATTTTTACCGGCAGGCTCTTGAACTCCGCATTCCAAAAGGCCAAGCTGAAACCATGCACTCATCACTTGGTGGAGTTACCAAACAGCGATTCAATCAATATAAAGACCTGCTGAAATTATCTGATGAAGCAATGGAACTTGCTGATCGGAATAATTTGGATGAGTACATCCTACGTCCTGTTTTACAACTACCACCAGAAACACATATGGAAATGATCCAACACATCATTCAGTTTGGATTAACAGGAAGGCAGGTACACGACATTGTTAAGCATGGTATGGACGACGACACAGTAGATCTAACTAGAGAGATATCCCCTCATATCCGTGGGTTTGTCCGCTCTATGCAAAAAATGTCAGAGGATGATGAAGGGGACTTTATCCAAAGGCTCCTAGAACAGGAAAATAGTGTATCAATGGCATGTGTAAGGTTAGAAAGCACAATTTCATTTTTAACACGCATTCAAAACCAACTTCAAGAAAACAGATAA
- a CDS encoding CHC2 zinc finger domain-containing protein yields the protein MIDVEQLKAYLDCRDLIERDLGQPKYHNDTYSTYKCPLHHEEKGFSLVIYADHWHCFGKCNRGGDAIDWLQAYHGLRFQDACQQLAAGDLPQVQQQKPKQKSKLRSLSEPPNEVWQKAARDVAYLAMETLYSEKGQAAWRYLEEERGLTEKSIVEAGLGYIPGHHKEWKALFGLKVPCGITIPWMTGHTIWGIKVRRAAGQQRYQQVSGGNIRGSLYLADELQPGVPILLTEGEFDALIARQVGKGLISAVALGSAAHKHINPRWFPKFISAPSILICMDDDQAGQRAADQLSKLSQATRCIHVPQGKDINAFYKLAGKDTVKAWADCLF from the coding sequence ATGATTGACGTTGAACAACTCAAAGCCTATCTTGATTGTCGCGACCTCATCGAGCGCGATCTGGGCCAGCCAAAATACCACAATGACACGTACAGCACCTACAAGTGCCCACTTCATCATGAGGAAAAAGGCTTCTCACTGGTGATCTACGCTGATCATTGGCATTGCTTCGGTAAGTGTAATCGTGGGGGCGATGCTATCGATTGGTTGCAAGCTTATCACGGGTTGCGTTTTCAGGATGCTTGCCAACAGCTAGCTGCCGGTGATCTGCCACAAGTTCAACAGCAAAAGCCTAAGCAGAAGTCAAAACTGCGATCCCTATCTGAGCCGCCTAATGAAGTCTGGCAAAAAGCAGCTCGCGACGTGGCTTATCTAGCGATGGAAACCCTCTACAGTGAAAAAGGCCAAGCGGCCTGGCGCTATCTGGAAGAAGAGCGTGGATTGACTGAGAAGTCCATTGTCGAAGCGGGGCTGGGATATATTCCGGGTCATCACAAAGAATGGAAAGCTCTCTTTGGCTTGAAAGTACCTTGTGGCATCACCATCCCCTGGATGACAGGCCATACCATCTGGGGCATCAAGGTGCGGCGCGCCGCAGGCCAACAACGCTATCAACAAGTCAGCGGTGGCAACATCAGAGGCAGCCTCTATCTGGCTGATGAGCTCCAGCCTGGAGTGCCTATCTTGCTCACGGAAGGCGAGTTCGATGCGCTCATTGCTCGGCAGGTTGGCAAAGGGCTGATCTCTGCAGTCGCCCTCGGCAGTGCAGCCCACAAACATATCAATCCGCGCTGGTTCCCCAAGTTCATCTCTGCACCCAGCATCCTCATCTGCATGGATGATGACCAGGCAGGTCAACGGGCCGCTGACCAACTCAGCAAACTCTCTCAAGCGACACGATGTATTCATGTGCCGCAGGGCAAGGACATCAATGCATTTTACAAACTTGCTGGAAAAGATACTGTGAAAGCGTGGGCAGATTGTTTGTTCTAA